A portion of the Eubacterium maltosivorans genome contains these proteins:
- a CDS encoding electron transfer flavoprotein subunit alpha/FixB family protein, giving the protein MKVVCVFTREDDILKTAGRINAFISGFVAKGVQREAWYLGDGTEDVAETACCATGINRMVRCPVGGEALPENLLDSLEALYQERKPELLFFTGEAGALAVRLSLRIGGACLTGCRAVGEDEDGFWVRRQVYNSHADAVCRPQGRPLVLSVSKAGPVSESPVGETEQAAITEVSPVLKHYGYCLDRKLKASREKNPLEEAKLVLVGGRGLGSRENYERLKQLARAWGGACGCTRAAAINGWADVADIIGQSGHVLRAELCVTLGVSGAAPFMAGVENVKELVAVNNDPDAPVFKGANYGIVGDALEVLEAWEKQAEEQRHEN; this is encoded by the coding sequence ATGAAAGTAGTCTGTGTTTTTACAAGAGAAGATGATATCCTGAAAACAGCCGGACGCATAAATGCTTTTATCAGCGGTTTTGTGGCAAAAGGCGTTCAGAGAGAGGCCTGGTATCTGGGCGATGGGACAGAGGACGTGGCAGAGACGGCCTGCTGTGCGACGGGTATCAACCGCATGGTGCGTTGCCCGGTGGGCGGCGAGGCTCTGCCCGAAAATCTGTTGGACAGTCTGGAAGCCCTGTACCAGGAGCGAAAGCCTGAGCTCCTTTTCTTTACCGGGGAAGCTGGGGCGTTGGCAGTACGGTTGTCTCTCAGGATCGGTGGTGCTTGCCTGACCGGCTGCCGGGCCGTGGGCGAGGACGAGGATGGGTTCTGGGTCCGGCGCCAGGTTTACAATTCCCACGCCGACGCAGTTTGCCGGCCTCAGGGGCGGCCGCTTGTATTGTCGGTTTCCAAGGCCGGGCCGGTATCGGAGAGCCCTGTTGGAGAGACAGAACAAGCTGCCATTACAGAGGTGAGCCCTGTACTTAAGCACTACGGCTACTGCCTGGACCGGAAGCTCAAGGCCAGCAGGGAAAAGAACCCGCTGGAGGAGGCAAAGCTGGTGCTGGTGGGCGGCAGGGGACTTGGCTCCAGAGAAAACTATGAGCGGCTGAAGCAGCTGGCCCGGGCCTGGGGCGGCGCCTGCGGCTGCACCCGGGCAGCAGCCATCAACGGGTGGGCCGACGTGGCGGATATTATCGGCCAGTCCGGCCATGTGCTCAGGGCTGAGCTGTGCGTCACACTGGGCGTGTCGGGCGCGGCGCCCTTTATGGCAGGGGTCGAGAATGTAAAAGAACTGGTGGCGGTCAACAATGACCCTGACGCGCCGGTTTTTAAAGGCGCGAATTACGGAATTGTGGGCGATGCCCTGGAGGTTTTAGAGGCCTGGGAAAAGCAGGCAGAGGAGCAGAGACATGAAAATTGA
- a CDS encoding FAD-binding oxidoreductase → MKIEAMTEKYERWLGDESRIRGRADAVCFPGSFEEACEAVDHARRSGLRVTPQGARTGLTGGAVPEGGLIVDCQGLKGLELREGPALYAEAGVTLEQLHAFLRKEPWVFPPNPTEESAALGGLFGCNAMGIDGQKTAPWVRKLWWLTAAGAVWEISRGSYIFDDSGCALPEGGRLSCETFESSGVLGGLVAVRQMDLIDFLAGSEGQLGMALAFELELAKKPDCAWGVLYFLSTDQAAMALCRAVAQTENSGSVTVMEYYDRAALSLLSAGRQSTAALQELPEFPQGACAAVYIELAGDDPDVLEGALFEQLDIFEGLGGSEEQTWAASERYEIDRLRKLRHVVPELANGKIDSLSQAVPGLTRLSSDLKGPAEKAGEYLEMYRGGIAQRGGHAVIYGTAAQNRFHVNFLPETLEERAECEALMAEWAARAAADSGQIVTENGAGLLKRELALRFVPEAVKRQIKTVKEALDPEGVFK, encoded by the coding sequence ATGAAAATTGAGGCGATGACAGAAAAATATGAGCGGTGGCTGGGGGACGAATCCCGCATCCGCGGCAGAGCGGATGCGGTCTGCTTTCCCGGAAGCTTCGAGGAAGCCTGTGAGGCCGTAGACCATGCCCGGAGGAGCGGGCTGCGCGTTACGCCTCAGGGCGCCCGTACCGGGCTGACTGGGGGAGCCGTGCCAGAGGGCGGACTGATTGTGGACTGCCAGGGCCTGAAGGGACTGGAGCTGAGAGAAGGGCCGGCCTTGTATGCTGAGGCAGGCGTCACGCTGGAGCAGCTCCATGCCTTTTTAAGGAAAGAGCCTTGGGTATTCCCGCCGAATCCCACCGAGGAGAGCGCAGCGCTGGGCGGACTGTTCGGCTGTAACGCCATGGGAATCGACGGACAGAAGACAGCGCCCTGGGTCAGAAAGCTCTGGTGGCTCACAGCCGCAGGCGCGGTATGGGAAATCAGCCGCGGCAGCTATATCTTTGATGACAGTGGCTGTGCTCTGCCGGAGGGCGGCCGCCTGAGCTGTGAGACCTTTGAAAGCTCCGGCGTGCTGGGCGGACTGGTGGCTGTCAGACAGATGGATCTGATCGATTTTCTGGCAGGGAGCGAGGGGCAGCTGGGCATGGCTTTGGCCTTTGAGCTGGAGCTTGCGAAAAAACCGGACTGCGCCTGGGGCGTGCTGTATTTTCTAAGCACAGATCAGGCGGCTATGGCGCTCTGCCGGGCAGTAGCGCAGACGGAGAACAGCGGCAGCGTGACAGTGATGGAATACTATGACAGGGCGGCCCTCAGCCTGCTCTCCGCCGGTCGTCAGAGCACTGCGGCGCTGCAGGAGCTTCCGGAGTTCCCCCAGGGCGCCTGCGCTGCGGTCTATATCGAGCTGGCCGGGGACGACCCTGACGTCCTGGAGGGCGCGCTGTTTGAGCAGCTGGATATTTTTGAGGGGCTGGGCGGCAGTGAGGAACAGACCTGGGCGGCCAGCGAGCGCTATGAGATTGACCGCCTCAGGAAACTGCGGCACGTGGTGCCAGAGCTGGCCAATGGGAAGATCGATTCTCTGAGCCAGGCTGTGCCCGGGCTTACCCGCCTGTCCTCGGACCTGAAAGGGCCGGCCGAAAAGGCAGGGGAGTATCTGGAAATGTACCGCGGGGGCATTGCCCAAAGGGGGGGGCATGCTGTGATATACGGCACGGCCGCACAGAACCGTTTCCATGTCAATTTTCTGCCAGAGACACTGGAGGAAAGAGCGGAATGCGAGGCGTTGATGGCAGAATGGGCAGCCCGGGCAGCTGCGGACAGCGGCCAGATTGTCACCGAAAACGGCGCGGGCCTGCTGAAGCGGGAGCTGGCCCTGCGCTTTGTACCAGAGGCGGTAAAGCGACAGATAAAGACAGTGAAGGAAGCGCTTGACCCAGAGGGAGTTTTTAAATGA
- a CDS encoding electron transfer flavoprotein subunit beta/FixA family protein — protein MKIIVCIKQVPALSEASMDREKGVLVRTGENKINPYDLPAIETALRLREALGGEVTALTMGPESAEQALRTALAMTADHACLMSDRAFAGADVLMTARTLAQGIKALGGADLIICGQQTTDGDTAQVPFSLAEQLNIPVIGWVREIVSASEDRLEACQELTGRSCQVSGGLPLVLAVNPTICEARIPGLRAKLKAGRQVVQRLALSDLEQQDSETYGLSGSPTRVVRLFQPETTAKNPVLELTSSQSAALLLDVWKSVKEADE, from the coding sequence ATGAAAATAATCGTGTGTATCAAGCAGGTTCCAGCCCTCTCAGAGGCCAGCATGGACAGAGAGAAGGGGGTGCTGGTGCGGACTGGCGAGAATAAGATCAATCCCTACGACCTGCCGGCCATCGAGACAGCTCTGCGGCTGAGAGAAGCCCTGGGCGGAGAGGTGACAGCGCTGACCATGGGGCCAGAGTCCGCTGAGCAGGCGCTGCGCACCGCTCTGGCCATGACTGCGGATCACGCCTGTCTCATGAGTGACCGCGCCTTTGCGGGAGCTGATGTGCTCATGACAGCCCGGACGCTGGCCCAGGGGATTAAGGCCCTGGGCGGGGCAGACCTGATCATCTGCGGGCAGCAGACCACCGATGGCGACACGGCCCAGGTACCCTTTTCGCTGGCGGAGCAGCTGAATATCCCGGTCATTGGCTGGGTGCGCGAGATTGTGAGCGCTTCAGAGGATCGGCTGGAGGCCTGCCAGGAGCTGACCGGAAGGAGCTGCCAGGTGTCCGGTGGGCTGCCCCTGGTGCTGGCTGTCAACCCTACTATCTGTGAGGCGCGGATCCCAGGGCTGCGGGCTAAGCTGAAAGCAGGCAGGCAGGTGGTACAAAGGCTGGCTCTGAGCGATCTGGAACAGCAGGACAGTGAAACCTACGGCCTCTCAGGCTCACCCACCCGGGTGGTGCGCCTGTTTCAGCCGGAGACAACGGCCAAAAATCCGGTTCTGGAGCTGACATCCAGCCAGAGCGCAGCACTCTTGCTGGATGTGTGGAAAAGCGTGAAGGAGGCAGATGAGTGA
- a CDS encoding electron transfer flavoprotein subunit alpha/FixB family protein: MRTALIYLQESPGGLHPVCAELAAKGLELADDTAGVLICGGLTPELTAALRSSGLGRVYLYTIPAAGVFLQEAHKAAVTDCVRRLEPEILLFGATLEGRSLAPMIGAAFKTGVTADCTELSLNSAGQLVQTRPAFGGRIMASILTRTARPQIATARQGVFKAQPKAAGDCEIIPCELPGDIQPRLQIEDEGAAPAGEKGRRPVVVAVGGGLRDKADLALFEKLAEKLDADLMCSRVLVERGFLPQRRQIGLSGNAISAELLLCFGISGSVQFLSGIKGVKRLCAVNEDREAEIMKNADYPLLGDLYGVARAMLAAAGD, translated from the coding sequence GTGAGGACAGCACTAATCTATTTACAGGAGAGCCCCGGCGGACTGCACCCCGTATGCGCGGAGCTGGCGGCAAAGGGCTTAGAGCTGGCAGATGATACCGCTGGTGTGCTTATCTGCGGGGGATTGACGCCGGAGCTTACAGCAGCGCTGCGAAGCAGCGGCCTGGGCCGGGTTTACCTATATACGATTCCAGCAGCTGGTGTGTTTCTGCAGGAGGCGCACAAGGCAGCGGTGACAGACTGTGTGCGGCGGCTGGAGCCTGAAATCCTGCTGTTCGGCGCAACGCTTGAAGGGCGTTCCCTTGCCCCCATGATTGGGGCAGCCTTTAAGACAGGAGTGACGGCAGACTGCACAGAGCTCTCCCTCAACAGCGCGGGGCAGCTGGTTCAGACCCGTCCGGCCTTCGGCGGCCGAATCATGGCCAGTATTCTGACCAGAACCGCGCGCCCCCAGATCGCCACAGCACGCCAGGGCGTGTTCAAGGCACAGCCCAAAGCGGCCGGAGACTGTGAGATCATCCCCTGTGAGCTGCCCGGAGATATTCAGCCGCGGCTGCAGATTGAGGACGAGGGCGCCGCGCCGGCTGGGGAAAAGGGCAGGCGCCCAGTGGTGGTGGCTGTGGGCGGTGGCCTGAGGGACAAGGCTGACCTGGCGCTGTTTGAGAAGCTGGCCGAAAAGCTGGACGCGGATCTGATGTGCTCCCGGGTGCTGGTGGAGCGGGGCTTTCTGCCCCAGAGAAGACAGATCGGTCTCAGCGGCAACGCCATCTCGGCAGAACTGCTGCTGTGCTTTGGCATATCCGGCTCAGTCCAGTTTTTATCAGGCATTAAGGGCGTTAAGCGCCTCTGTGCGGTTAACGAGGACCGGGAAGCTGAGATCATGAAAAACGCGGATTATCCGCTGCTGGGCGACCTGTACGGTGTGGCCCGCGCCATGCTTGCGGCAGCGGGCGATTGA
- a CDS encoding YhfZ family protein: MKPTFYKKTGLATINIARDFYTMQPGDRVPTIAEYTQRFEVSRGIVQKAIATLEEDACIQTQKNGVKGTFVTGIDYEKLYPYTNWGSLTGTMPVPMTISFSSLTTAICEEMEKSPFPFSFAYVTGSEKRLAALKEMIYDFIIVSKSSAERYLSENDFLERAIELTGCIYSEPYMLYFLDDQKTEIEDGMRMAVDCNSIDQYTISQKLCEGKDVVFVQTPYTSFSELLVKKNVDCFIYRRDGWYNNFQPDLNQRVVELPGYPLEEVTTPVILINRENYGFKKLLCQYITVEKTHEIQEKVISGECAVKFF, encoded by the coding sequence ATGAAGCCAACCTTTTATAAAAAAACAGGACTCGCCACCATTAACATCGCGCGGGATTTTTACACCATGCAGCCCGGCGACCGGGTGCCGACCATCGCGGAGTACACCCAGCGCTTTGAGGTGTCCCGCGGTATTGTCCAGAAAGCCATTGCCACCCTGGAGGAAGACGCGTGTATCCAAACGCAGAAGAACGGTGTCAAGGGCACCTTCGTGACCGGAATTGACTATGAAAAGCTCTACCCTTATACCAACTGGGGATCGCTGACCGGCACCATGCCTGTGCCCATGACCATCTCCTTTTCAAGCCTGACCACAGCCATCTGTGAGGAGATGGAGAAGAGCCCCTTTCCTTTCTCCTTTGCCTATGTCACAGGCTCCGAAAAGCGTCTGGCAGCCCTTAAGGAGATGATCTATGACTTTATCATTGTGTCCAAGAGCTCGGCAGAGCGCTACCTGAGCGAAAATGATTTTCTGGAAAGGGCCATTGAGCTGACCGGCTGTATCTATTCCGAGCCATATATGCTGTACTTTCTGGATGACCAAAAAACAGAGATTGAGGACGGCATGCGCATGGCGGTGGATTGTAACAGCATTGACCAGTACACCATTTCCCAGAAGCTGTGTGAGGGAAAGGATGTGGTGTTTGTCCAGACGCCTTATACCAGTTTCAGCGAGCTGCTTGTCAAGAAAAATGTGGACTGCTTTATCTACCGGCGGGACGGCTGGTACAACAATTTTCAGCCTGACCTCAACCAGCGTGTTGTGGAGCTGCCCGGCTATCCCCTGGAGGAAGTGACCACCCCGGTTATCCTGATCAACCGGGAAAATTACGGCTTTAAAAAGCTCCTCTGCCAGTACATCACAGTGGAGAAGACCCATGAAATTCAGGAAAAAGTGATCTCCGGCGAATGTGCTGTCAAGTTTTTTTAG